The DNA segment TGGCTACTATTTTCCCCACTCTCGGTACAGATAATGACGCATTGTTGATGCATGAGTTGTTGTACCGTCGCGGCGAGAACCACTATGTTCGTACTCCACCGAAGCGGGCGCGATGGATTGATCCGATAGCTGCAACAGTAGGCGGGTACTATGCTAATGTCGATGTTTTTGCGATTCGGCGGGGCAGATTCTGGCGCCAGGTTCAATTGATTTTCCAAGACCACACTCAGTCGGTTGCCATTTCTCAAGGCCCGCTACAACGTATTCTGGGGCTATCATCACTTAATGTCCATCTTCTTGCTGGACCATGTGATGGAGTAGTAAAGAACTTTGCGGTTGACGATATGGGTCAATTATTGCGTGAACAAAACCAGTTAACGAAGCAAGCTCGCGCCGTTGAAGTGAGTGAAAGTATTGACGAATGGAAGACGCGGCTGGGGCTGACCGTGCAAACCCGGGAGCGGACTCGTGGAGAATAAAACTGGCCGTTTAGGCATCGGCATTATTTCGGCGGGAAAAGTAGGTGGCGCTCTCGGCGCTGCGTTGCGGGCTGCAGGGCATCACATCATTGGTGCCTACGCCACCTCAGAAGCCAGCATTGAACGTCTAGAAACGATGTTGCCTGGTGTTCCTGCGCTCGATGTACTAACCATCGTCGAACGCAGTGAAGTAGTCCTCCTTGCTGTGCCCGACGACGAACTTCCCGGCCTAGTTAGCGGGTTAGCTAAAAGCGGTTCTTGGCAGGCCGGGCAACTCCTCGTCCACGTGGCAGGGCGCTACGGCACCAATGTGCTCCAACCTGCGACAGCACAAGGAGCACTCGGGATCGCCATCCATCCAGCGATGACTTTCACTGGTACCTCGCTCGATATTGCCCGGTTGCGCGGATGCCCGTTCGCAGTGACAGCTCCACCAATGCTTCAACCCATTGGTTTGGCGCTGGTCGGAGATATGGGTGGGGAAGGATTTATTCTTGCTGAAGGTGACCGTCCGCTCTATCACGCGGCGCTCGCTCACGGAGCAAACCACGTCGTGACAGTGATAACCCAAGCAACCCGGCTACTCAACACCATTGGGCTGGATAACGACTACATCCGTCCACTCATCACCGCGGCAGTGGAAGGGGCCATCAGTTCTGGGGACGCCCTCCAAACTGGGCCGGTGGTACGCGGTGACAGCGGAACAGTTGCCGAACACGTCGCCACCCTCGAAACTATCGCCGCCGAAGAACAAGCACTGAACGACGTCGTTCCCGTCTACCGGGCACTTGCCGAAGCAACCGCAAAGCGTGCATTGGCTCGCAGAGTTATCACTGAAGATGTGTTCAACGAAATTCGGAGTAAACTCTAAGCCGGTAATACGCGCAGATATGGCGCAATCCTAGCGAGATAGATCGGAGAAACGATGATTATCGCTACCACTCCAGCCCAGTTGATTGAAGCATTAAAGCCACTCCACGGCGATATCGGGTTAGTGATGACGATGGGCGCACTGCATGAAGGACACTTGTCACTTGTGGAAGCCGCACGTGCAGAATCGGACCACGTCGTCGTCTCGATCTATGTCAATCCGTTGCAGTTCGGCCCGGGCGAAGACTTTGACGCATATCCGCGTGATCTCGAAGGTGACGTGGCGAAACTCGACGGTGTCGACGTCGTCTTCGCACCAACTGATGAAGCTATGTATCCGCGTAACCCGCTCGTGCGTATCGATCCGGGCCCGGTAGCAACAGTCCTCGAAGGGAAAACCCGGCCGACGCATTTCGCTGGCGTACTCCAAGTCGTCCACAAAGTCTTCAATTTGGTTCGGCCCCATGCTGCGTGGTTCGGGCAAAAAGACGCCCAACAACTAGCGCTTATCCGTACGATGGTCGCTGATCTGAATATGCCGCTCGATATCCGGGCAGTGCCTATCAAACGTGAATCAAGTGGGCTAGCGATGTCGTCGCGAAACACCTACCTGTCCCAGACGGAAAAAGAACAAGCATTAGCACTCTCACGTGCACTCGAAGCTGGTAAGCGAGTCGCTTTAGACGGTGGAAGTGCCAGTCAAACACTCGCTGTTGCCCGCGAATCACTCACTCATGCGCCTGGAGTGAAAATGGATTACCTCGAGCTTGTTGATCGTGATACGTTCATGCCACTGACTGAATCAGGTAACGGACTACTGGTCACCGCAGCTTGGGTTGGTTCTACACGTTTAATAGACAACTTGGAGGTTGTGATTGGCTAATACACGCCTACGCCGGATGGTAACCGGAAAAATTCATCGAGCAACTGTCACCGGAGCGGACCTACACTATGTAGGTTCGGTAACTATCGATGCCGATTTGCTTGACGCAGCCGATATTTTGCCAGGTGAAGCAGTCGATGTTGTTGACGTTAATAACGGTCAACGCCTGACCACATACACGATTCCGGGCGAACGCGGAAAAGGTGAAATCGTGTTGAACGGTGCCGCCGCACATAAAGTTCATGTGGGGGACCTCGTTATCATCATGTGCTATTCGCTCCTCGACGACGAAACTGCTCGCACACTTCAACCGCACGTGGTGTTTGTTGACGGGGAGAATAAACCACTACATGTGGGAAGCGAACCAGGACAAGTGCCCGCGAATTCTGCCGATCTGCAATCTTCTGGAATACCTTTTTCTCAGGTGCGATAATTCGCGCTCCATCTCACGTATAATTGGCTGAGAATAACCAGCTATGCCTTGTAATCTTAAAGGGTGAATATGAACGAAAATAATACCTCTACTGTTGCTGACGATACTTCTGACCAGATTCAGGTCCGGAAGGATAAGCGCCAGCGCCTGCTCGACGAAGGCCGCAACGCTTACGCTGCTGAACTTCCGATCAGTTCGTCCATTGTGAAGGTGCGTGAAGGATATGCGGTTGCCGAACTCGACGCTGAGGGAAACGTTAGCGATACCCCAGCTGGCGATGTTCGTGTTCTTGCCCCCGGTGAAGAAACCGAAGATATGGTTGGCTTGGCGGGTCGTGTCATGTTCATGCGCCCATCAGGCAAGATTGCCTTCACTGTTCTCCAGGATGGCGCCGGTACTCGTATCCAGGTTATTTTCTCCCTCGCCAACGTTGGCAAGGAAGCATTTGATGCGTTGAAGGCCGACGTCGATCTCGGTGACTTTATTTTTGTTCACGGCCATGTTGGTACCTCTAAGCGTGGCGAACTGTCGATCTTTGCCCACGAGTGGGAGATGGCATCGAAGGCTATCCGTCCACTGCCAAAGACGTTTACCACTGCTGACGGCGTAGAAATGGCGTTGAGTGAAGAGTCGCGGGTGCGTGCCCGTCATCTCGATTTGATTACCCGCCAGAGCGCTCGCGATATGGTGCGTATCCGTGCAAAAGTGATGCGCTCACTGCGGAACACGTTCGAATCTGATGACTTTATCGAACTCGAAACTCCGATTTTGCAGGTGCTGCATGGTGGCGCGGCAGCTCGGCCGTTCACTACTCATATCAACGCCTACGATCAAGACCTCTATTTGCGTATTGCCACCGAGTTGTACTTGAAGCGCGCAGTGGTTGGTGGTGTTGATCGCGTCTACGAAATCGGAAAGAACTTCCGTAATGAAGGTGCGGATTCTTCGCATTCCCCAGAGTTCACTGCTCTCGAAGCCTATGCCGCATACGGTACGTACGACACGATGGCTAAGCTCACTCGTGATTTGGTACAGAACGCGGCCCGTGATGTTTTCGGTTCTACCACGGTCACGTTGGCTGACGGCACCGAATATGATTTGGGCGGTGAATGGGACACCATCACACTCTATGAATCCTTGTCCAAAGCTGTTGGTGAAGAAATCACTGTGGAAACTCCGCGTGAGCGTCTGGTGGAGCTTGCTGAACAGCACGGTATTAAGGTTAAGGATTACGCGGTTGCTGGCAAGATCGCGGAAGATATTTGGGAAGAACTCGTTGGTGACAAGCTATGGGCTCCAACCTTCGTCCGCGACTTCCCGGAAGATACTTCACCATTGACTCGTAACCACCGCACGAAGCCAGGTTTGACTGAGAAGTGGGACCTCTATATTCGTGGCGTGGAGACAGCTACTGCGTATAGCGAGCTTGCTGATCCAGTTATCCAGCGTGAGCGCCTGACTCAACAATCACTCGATGCAGCTAACGGTGATCCGGAAGCTATGCAGCTCGATGAGGACTTCATCGAAGCAATGGAGCAGGGCTTCCCGCCAGCTGGCGGTATGGGTATGGGTATTGACCGGCTACTCATGGCCTTAACTGGCTTGGGTATCCGAGAAACTATTACCTTCCCGTTTGTTAAGCCACGCGCCTGATTGGTAAAACGTAAATATAGACTTCTGGCCGGAATAATTACTATTCCGGCCAGAAGTCTATATTTGTGTGGCGACAGTTTTTCTGGCCACCACGCAGTTAGTTGTATATCAGCTTTGTACGGTACGACGGCGAAGGAGTAGACCGCCGGCGAGTGCGAAGAAGCTGACGAGGATGAGGCCGCCAGCGGTGCTGCCGGTATTTGCAAGCAGGTTGCCCGCTTGCGGGTTAGGAGAGCCAGCCTGTTTCTTTTGCGTTATTTGCGGATCAGTTGGTTTCGCGGGGGTTTTAGTCTTTGCGGAAATCGTTAACTCTGCTTTAACCTCACCAGATGTTTCGCCACGTGCAATAACGTGATGTAGACCGGTTGCAAAATCAGTGGGGATAGACCATTGTGTGCTGACCTTGCCATCCGAATCGGCAACAAAGGTACCGAGCTTAACTACGTCAGAGTGGACTTCGATTGTTACTTGTTCACCAGGTTTGAATCCGGCAAACGCGAAGGTCACAGTCTCACCGCGTTGCCCCGAGAATTGCGCTGGATCTGCATGCGGAGCAGCTGGATCGGCTGGCCGGGCTGGATCAGATGGCTCGTCTGGATGAGTAATAATCACATCTGGGTTAATCGTTTCTGCGTCAATCTCGTCATGGGTTGCCGGAGCAGAAGGCACCGTCTTGAAGCAAACTTCAGACAAAGAAACCCATGTATTTTCCCGGGTACCTGCTGTCTCGGTCACATGCAAACGAACAGTAACACGGTCACCGTCTGTCAACATGTCACGTAACTTCGATAAATCTACACTCAACTTATCGTCCATAGTAATGGAGGTTAACTGTGTTTCCTTGCCATCTGGGTCAATAACAGATAGCTTACCGCTACGAATTTGACCATTGATTTGTTGATCTAGCCGGTTGGTTAAATCAAGAACTTTAAGTGCTGAATCGTATTGGAACGAGAAATCAATATTCAGTGGGACTTTTGTGGAATCCCACGGAGTGTGCCAGATTGTACCGGTGTTACCGTCGAACATATTCTTCGGTCCATTTTGGGCTTTGGTTACTTCAGCAGGTAAGTCGCTAGGTAAGGTCACTGCGAGGCATCGTGGATTTTCTTCACCTTCAAGCAACTCGACTGTGAAGTCCGCAGTGCCAGAAACGTTCTTCTCGCCAGCTGTCAAGGTCAATGGGATCTGTACGGCCCCAGATTCTTGCGTAGCTGGAACAATAACCTTCATTCGCAATGTTGCGCTTTGGCCTGGTTCAATCGTTGGTGCCGTGAATGACTCCAGTGGTGATGCGTCTTGTGCTTGTGTTAGCGGCACATCAGTTGCAACAAACTTCCATCCCTCTGGTAGCTGTGCTGACAATGTCCCACCAGTAATTGGGGTTGTTCCAAGGTTCTCAACGGAAACATCGATGATATTTCCGCCACGGTGAACAGTTGTATCATTTGTTGAAATAATAGCTGGGATATTACCTAGCCAATCCAACGAGACCGTAGTGTAGCTGATGAACCCATAGTTATTGTGGCCAGGAGCCGGGGCTTCTGACAAGACGCCGAAACGCCCAGTCGTGAATTTTCCAGTAGCATCCGGCAGTGGAGTAATCGTTGAGTAGCCAGTGAAACCAGACTGGAACGTCTTAGCAGCAGACCAGGTTTGACCATCGTCGTAAGAAATACGGATCGTGCCATTGACTCGCGCTCCAGAATTTGCGGTATTGCTAAACAGTAGGATCTTTGCACGTGGATCATCGGCAGGAGCATCTGGGAATGCGCGAATAATGGCAGCGTTGTTGTTCGGGTCAACCAAATTCTTGTCAACAACAGTTTCACCATAATGTGCGCCGCCATCTTCGGAAATCGCGATACGTCGAGCTGCAACCCCAGCAGCACCACGGTTCGACGCACGCGAATTGACCATCAGGCGACCATCAGAAAGCTCAACAACCTTGTTTTCGTCCATTCCGACACCGAAAGGTTCGCCGGATTTCCACGACTTTCCGTGATCGTCAGAGTAGACGGAAACTGCTTGGAAGATCTCGGTGCCGCTCTTGTTTACTGCGTAGGTGTACTGCTGAACGAGACGTCCCTTATGGGCACGATCAGATCGCAACTGGATGCCCTCGCCAGAAGCGGCGAAGCGAGCACGCATAATATCTGGTTGCGCGGTGATCTCCGGGGTGATGATCCGAGGTTCGCTCCACGTGACACCGTTGTCCTTAGACGACATCACTGCTGCATGGATGACATTGCGGTCTTTTGGATCAACTCCAAGACTCGAACCGCGTAATCCCTCATTGAAGGACTTAACGAAGAACATGAAGATTTCTTTTGTTTCCCGATCAACAACATAGGACGGATCAGAGTAGCCATACTTATTGGGGCCTGGGTGGCCCTGTGCGATAACTTTAGCTGGCTCCCAGGAGTGGCCACCGTCTTTAGAGATACGTTGCACAATCGAATTTGGGTTCGGGGCATCACCGCAACCCGATGGGCGACCATCCCACGAGGCAAGAATCCAGCCGTTTGGAGCAGTTGTCAATGCCGGAATGCGGTAGCATGTGAATTCACCTTCGTATGGCCGGGCAAGAACAACTTGGTCGCCGTCGTTGTAGTCGTGCGGAATTTCGGATGGATCGGGCTCTGCTGGTGGCGTTTGTGGAGCTAATTCTTGGTATTGGCTAGAAATCTCGTCTGCTGAAAGCACGCGGTTGTAGACACGAACATCATCGATCTTACCAGTGAAATTCTGAGCGCCGATCTTATCGAACGGGGCAGTAAATGGATGGGTAGTTGTCCAGTTTTTGGTGCTGGTTAGTTTGCCATTAAGGTACAGAGAAAGACCACGCTGTGCAGATTGAGTCCAAGTGAGCTGATACCACCTGTGTGCGAGGACTGGAGCTTCAGAGTACGTGAGTATCATTTTGTCACCGTCGCCTACGTGTGCACCGTTACCTGCGGCGCTGTCCTTCAGACGCAAATCGAAAGCGAAATGACCACTTTTATCGGAGAGCACTGAGGTGCGCTTGGTAGGTACTGCATCTACGTTAGCCCAATATGAAATAGACCAGTCTGAACCTGCAGTGAGAGTGTGATCGGCATCGAAAGTCATGCCATCGCCGTCGGACACAGCAAGTGACTTACCATTAATAGCGTCGTCGCTAAATGACGCGCCATGGGTAGTTCCGTTGCGGTTTCCGGCCGAATCAGATCCGTCGCCAGCATCAAAACTGTAGTGGTGGATCAATCCGGAAGGATGTGCTTCGTTGTCAGGATCTGCGGGTGAAGTATCAAGGGAGCCGCGACGCTGGTATTCGGCGGCTACCTCAGTGCCGGTTAGGACATGGTCATAGACGCGAACGTCGTCAATTTCTCCAGTGAAGTTCAAACCACCGATTTTATCGAACGGGGCAGTGAAGGTATTTTTTGCAGTCCAGTCTTTAGTTTCGACCAGCTTGCCATTGAGGTACATTGACAGCCCTGCAGCTGAAGACTGCGTCCAGGAGATCTGCTGCCACTCACCGGTGACGATAGGTTCCACTGAGTAGGTGAGGATCATACTGTCGCCCTGACCAACATGCGCACCACTGCCCGGAGCGCTATTCTTTAGACGCAAATCGAAAGCGATATCTCCAGTGTCATCGGAGATGACTGAGGTACGGGCCGTGGGCGCGTTAGCTACCTTGAACCAATACGAAATAGTCCAGTTAGAGCCTGCATCGAACTTCTGGGTTTCGGCGAACGTCATGCCAGCACCATCGCGCACGGACAGTGCCTTACCTGAAATGCCGTTCTCGCTAAAGGTGGCAGAGCCGGTATTGCCGTGACGCTCACCGGCGCTATCGTTACCGGTACTGTCGTCGAAAGTGTAGTGGTGAATCAACCCCGGTGATGTTAGGGAAGTTTCTTCTGGTGGCGCGGCGTAGGCCAATCCGGGAAGTCCAAGTAGAAGGGCGCTTAGGCCCGCCGCTGAGGAAGTAAACCGAGACATCGGTTCTCCTTTTCTATCGCTTATCTTCGTCAGGCTGACATCCGTCATCGTTGAGAGATTCCAGCCTCGTTTCGTCGCTGAAACAAGATAGTTATGTGAGACACAGATAACCACAGTCATTGTCTCTTATTTATCAGACATCCGGCAAGTGTTTATAAGAAAAGGAAAGGTTTGGTGCAAAGTTTGAAAAACTTTGCACCAAACCTTTCCTTAGGAATGCATGCGCAGTATTTATTGACTATCCGTCAATCTTTTCCGTATCTTCATCAATCCAATCGAAAGTACGGGTTACGGCCTTCTTCCACAGGCGCATCTGACGCTCACGCTCAGCAACTGGCATCTGCGGCGAGAAGCGCTTGCCTTCCTTCCAGTTGGCGATAACGTCGTCTTCACCATTCCAGAAACCAACTGCAATACCGGCCGCGTAGGCAGCGCCGAGAGCAGTTGTTTCAGCAACTTCAGGTACCACAACGTCAACTCCAAGCAGATCTGCCTGGAATTGCATAAGGGTATTGTTTGCCGTCATGCCACCATCGACACGTAGCTCAGTGAGGTCAGCAGCAGAATCAGCATTCATCGCCTCGAGCACTTCAGCTGTTTGGAATGCGGTAGCTTCCAGGACTGCGCGAGCCAAGTGTCCCTTGTTGTTGAATCGCGTCAAACCAACGATTGCACCGCGCGCGTTGTCCTTCCAGTAGGGGGCAAATAGGCCAGAGAAGGCTGGCACGAAGTAGACTCCGCCGTTGTCTTCAACTGTTTCAGCTAAGGCCTCGATCTCGGGTGCTGTGCTGATGATACCTAAGTTGTCCCGGAGCCATTGAACAAGAGAACCAGTGACAGCGATCGAGCCTTCAAGAGCATACACTGGCTCTTGGTCACCGATCTTGTAACACACAGTGGTTAGTAGGCCATTTTCGGAGGTGACGGCTTCATGGCCGGTATTAATGAGCATGAAGCAACCCGTGCCATAGGTATTCTTCGCCATACCCTTTTGGAAACACGCCTGACCGAAGGTTGCCGCCTGCTGGTCGCCTAAGATGCCTGAGATAGGAGTATCGATGAGGAGGGAGTTCTTCGCTCCATGGCCATAGACTTCGGACGAGGAACGGATCTCCGGCAACATAGACATGGGGATACCCATGTCGATGCAGATGCCTTCATCCCATTGCAACTTCCGAACATCCATCAACATAGTACGCGAAGCATTGGTGACGTCGGTGACGTGAACTCCTCCATTTGGTCCACCAGTCAAGTTCCACAATACCCAGCAGTCAGTATTTCCAAACAAGAGATCGCCAGCTTCGGCCTTCTCGCGTGCGCCTTCAACATTGTCAAGAATCCACTTAATCTTTGGGCCAGAGAAGTAGGTGGCTAGGGGCAGGCCACAGATCTCCTTGTACTTGTCTGCGCCTGCATCACCGGCAAGTTCACGCACGATAGTATCTGTTCGAGTGTCTTGCCACACGATGGCGTTGTAAATCGGCTTACCGGTGTTCTTATCCCAGACGACGGCAGTTTCGCGCTGGTTTGTGATCCCAACTGAGGCGATTTCGTGGCGGTTGATATCTGCCTTTGATAGGGCTTGACCGATGACTTCGCGAATATTGTCTCGAATCTCTATTGGATCATGCTCAACCCAACCGGCCTTCGGGAAAATTTGCTCGTGTTCTTTTTGTCCAACGGAAACGATTTCGCCGGAGTGGTTGAAGACGATGGCGCGCGACGACGTCGTGCCCTGGTCAATTGCAATAACGTACTTTTTCTCAGTCATTGAGTTTTCCTCTGATTGTGGTTGTCGTAGTCGGCGTCATTACCGACTGAATTCTGGTTGGTATGTTTATAGTCCGGCAAGATTGAGCATATTGGCGCCAAAGAGGACGCCGGCAAGTACGCCGCCGATGATTGGGCCAACTACTGGTACCCAAGCGTAAGACCAGTCGGATCCGCCCTTGCCCTTGATTGGCAAGATTGCGTGCATGATACGTGGGCCAAGGTCACGAGCTGGGTTGATTGCGTATCCGGTTGGTCCACCAAGGGAAGCGCCGATAGATACGATTACCAGAGCGACTGCAAGTGGGCCGATCTGGGTTGGGGTAGAGCCGTTGATGATGACCCAAGCCAAGAGCACGAACGTACCGATGATCTCAGTGATGATGTTGGAGGTGTAGTTACGAATTGCAGGCCCTGTGGCGAAAGTTCCAAGAATTTCAGCCTGATTTTCGTGCGCATCGTAATGATCTTTGTAAGCCAGCCACGCGAGAGCTGCACCAATCATTGCTCCGACCATTTGGCCACCAATATACGTCATAATAGTTGCAAAAGTAACAGGAATGCCAGGAATGAATTCTTCTGCTCCAGTTGCGGCAATGCCGAGAGTTACTGCTGGGTTAAGGTGACCGCCGGTTTTCCATGCGGCATAAACGCCAATCATCACTGCAAAGCCCCAGCCAAAGTTGATCATCAGCCAGCCGGTGTCTTTGCCTTTGGATTTGGTGAGTAAATTAGTTGCTACCACTCCAACACCTAGTGTGATGAGCAACGCAGTACCCAGTGCTTCTGAGATAAAGATTTCTAGTAGAGACATTTTCGCCTACCTTTCTCCTTCCGCTTCGTTGCGGAAAGAAATAACTAAGTGCCAGTTGATATGTAATCTATCACACATCTTCACTATGGCATAGACCTAGGGTTAGAGTGTGGTTAGCGGTCGGGTATGCACAAATGTGCACAGCGATCCAAGGAGGATGCACTCAGTTTCGTATAGTCTTTTTAGATAGACCAGCGTTGTGCGGCTAGCATTTGCGTCAAAACCTCTTGTGCCTCAGTATATGAGACTTTTCGAGCTCCTTTTGCTTCGAGGTCTTTATACATTTGAGGCTCATGCATGAAATGTGCAACGCCGCGACGTAAAAGATTGGGAAGCGGCTTGCGGGCCTCATCAAGATCACGCATCAACCGGAACCAGAAAGTTTGCACGCGAGGGCGGGCGATACATAACGCGTCAGCAAGTATTCCCTCTTTTTTCAGATCATCAATGATCTCTGCCGCGAAAATACCTTCAGCGAGAACGTGGCGCCGCCCATCCATACTCAATGTTCGTTCGCTGACCCGCGCGTTAGAGGGCATGTCATAAATTGGAACAGTCGTTTCACCTTTCGTGCACAGTTCGATCAGTGCATTGATTGCTCCCTGGCGATCCCAGGTAGCAGGGGAATCCCAATCAACCATTCCATGCCGCCGCGGCAAGCTGGGGCGATCGCCGTCGTAATAGAAATCATCTAGCGAAACAACTGGTAACCCGGTGCGTGAAGTGAACCGAGTTTTTCCACTCCCCGATGGTCCGGTCACCAATATGACCTTCGCATGCGGTATACGTTCAATGACGTCAGGGAGGTCGAATAAGCCATCGTTACTTAGAGGAGTGGACATGCAATCCAGTTTACAACCAACTGCACCTCGTCAGAAGACGAGGTGCAGTGGCGTTATCAACTGTTTCGATGTACCAAACTTGTTAGAAGTCTGATTCGCGGGAAGTTTTACTTAGCAAAAATGTTTCCTAAGCCCAATGCGTGATGGATAACCTGGACTGGATGAACAACCTTTGCCCCAGTACCATGCGCAATCTGCCAGCGGCAGGTATCAGTTTCACACGCAGCTAACTGCGGGTTGGTTTCTTTAACCATGTCAAACAACGGCTTGCCGACCCGCTGAGCGATGTCATACTTTTCCTTCTTCAAGCCATACGTTCCAGCAATACCACAGCACGGTTGACCTGATTCCACAACCGTTACACCTGGAATGGTTTCCATCATGCGGATAGCTGGCATGCCAATACCTTGCGACTTGACCTGGCACGGCTGATGGTAGGGAATCGTGATGTCCCAATTAGCCAATTCGGCTACTGGGAATTCACCATTGTCGATCAGCTCGAGCAAGAATTCGGAAAGTTCAACAACCCGACTACCAACATCCATAACAACAGGATCATCGATCCCCAAAATTTCATGTGCCTCATGGCGCAACATTCCAGCACACGAACCGGAAGACCCGATAATTGGTAGGTCCTTACCAGCTTCAGTTAACTGACGAGCAAGTTTTTTCACCTGAGACTCTGCACGGCCGAACAAGCCGTTGGACTGATGTGCCAGACCGCAACAACCCTGCTTAGGAACCAGCACCTCGAAACC comes from the Arcanobacterium phocisimile genome and includes:
- a CDS encoding MIP/aquaporin family protein; its protein translation is MSLLEIFISEALGTALLITLGVGVVATNLLTKSKGKDTGWLMINFGWGFAVMIGVYAAWKTGGHLNPAVTLGIAATGAEEFIPGIPVTFATIMTYIGGQMVGAMIGAALAWLAYKDHYDAHENQAEILGTFATGPAIRNYTSNIITEIIGTFVLLAWVIINGSTPTQIGPLAVALVIVSIGASLGGPTGYAINPARDLGPRIMHAILPIKGKGGSDWSYAWVPVVGPIIGGVLAGVLFGANMLNLAGL
- a CDS encoding uridine kinase family protein, producing MSTPLSNDGLFDLPDVIERIPHAKVILVTGPSGSGKTRFTSRTGLPVVSLDDFYYDGDRPSLPRRHGMVDWDSPATWDRQGAINALIELCTKGETTVPIYDMPSNARVSERTLSMDGRRHVLAEGIFAAEIIDDLKKEGILADALCIARPRVQTFWFRLMRDLDEARKPLPNLLRRGVAHFMHEPQMYKDLEAKGARKVSYTEAQEVLTQMLAAQRWSI
- a CDS encoding anaerobic glycerol-3-phosphate dehydrogenase subunit C, producing the protein MSLDYAKASMARMSLDSCVKCTICETQCPVSRVTDLFTGPKFVGPQAERFRVGESVDKSLDYCSGCGICTTACPQGVKIAEINAQARAVMKEGHMPLRDRIIPETILEGMLMTPVAPVANVVLANKPIRTVIEKVIGVHRDAPVPKARMQTFQGWYKKHKRARDAELGADYVAPRGPVVFFHGCAGGYFEVETSKATVEVLEHIGFEVLVPKQGCCGLAHQSNGLFGRAESQVKKLARQLTEAGKDLPIIGSSGSCAGMLRHEAHEILGIDDPVVMDVGSRVVELSEFLLELIDNGEFPVAELANWDITIPYHQPCQVKSQGIGMPAIRMMETIPGVTVVESGQPCCGIAGTYGLKKEKYDIAQRVGKPLFDMVKETNPQLAACETDTCRWQIAHGTGAKVVHPVQVIHHALGLGNIFAK